A portion of the Cervus elaphus chromosome X, mCerEla1.1, whole genome shotgun sequence genome contains these proteins:
- the PLXNB3 gene encoding plexin-B3 isoform X1, with protein sequence MPLLLPSARGPEMAPWCLLGARLLLVMPLLCLPPALTRAHRFSAPNTTLHHLALAPGQGALYVGAVNRLFQLSPELRLESVAVTGPVLDSPDCVPFRDPAECPQAQLMDNTNQLLLVSGRARELVACGQVRQGVCEKRRLEDVAELLYRAEDPGDGQFVAANTLGVPTVGLVVSGPDQDLLLVARGLAGKLSAGVPPLTVRQLAGPQPFSSEGLGRLVVGDLSDYNNSYVAALADAQSAYFVFRRRGDRAQAEYRSYVARVCLRDANLYSYVEVPLSCRGHGLVQAAALAPGALLGAFAAGPRGVQAALCAFPLAELDASMERARRLCYTAGGRGPSGAEEATVEYGVTSRCVTLPPDSPESYPCGDEHTPSPIAGRQPVEAGPLLQLEHSISAVAALQADGHTIAFLGDVRGQLHKVFLNGTQGQVYHSQQVGTPGSAISPDLLVDSSGSHLYVLTSQQVARVPVAACPQLPDCSSCLQAQDPLCGWCVLQGRCTRKSQCRRATQPNQWLWTYENGLCLHIQSVLPAHHPRQEQGQVTLLVPRLPTLAVDEYFHCAFGNYDSLAHVEGPQLACVTPPQDQLPLNPPGTDHITLPLVLMFEDVPVAATNFSFYDCGAVAALEAAAPCHACVGSLWRCHWCPQSSHCVYGEHCPEGERTIYSTQEADIQVRGPRACPQVEGLVGPPLVPVGWESRLALRVQNLQHFQGLPASYHCWLELPGQLQRLPASLEEVAGDSGLIHCQAQQFQPSMVQRELPVPIYVTRGEGQRLDNARTLHVTLYDCAVGHPDCSHCQAANRSLGCLWCSHGQPACRYGPLCPPGAVEPLCPTPRIETVEPLTGPPEGGLVLTIQGSNLGRDFADVQDAVSVAGRPCRPEPSLYRISTRIVCVTSPAPNRTMGPIQVAIKGRPPGISTQYFTYQDPVLLSLSPQRGPQAGGTQLTIHGQRLQTGGNISAFVGSQPCPIQEPVCPEAIVCHTMPQAIPGDAVVRVVFGQAQRLLLTSPFHYTANPQLVAAEPSVSFRGGGRLIRVRGTSLDVVQQPLLSVWLETSEGAAVKLQSQDPTPRSGCKVPAAAPQACIKLERGWLQCSSVCSINSSTLLLCRSPAVPDMASPRRVFFSLDNVHVDFASASGGQDFLYQPNPRLAPLHREGGPTGPYRLKPGHVLDVEGEGLNLAISKEEVRVHIGDGECLVKTLTLTHLYCEPPPRVPQPSNGSGTLLQFVVQMGNVRLALGPVQYEVEPVLSAFPVEAQVGLGIGAALLIAAVLLLTLMYRHKSKQALRDYQKVLVQLESLEIGVGDQCRKEFTDLMTEMTDLSSDLEASGIPFVDYRTYAERVLFPGRGGGTLQLAVEGLGEEGRRAPMHQGLMQLSNLLNSKLFLLTLIHTLEGQPSFSQRDRCHVASLLSLALHSKLEYLTEIMRTLLSDLASHYVRKNPKLMLRRTETMAEKLLTNWVSICLYAFLREVAGEPMYMLLRAIQYQVDKGPVDAVTGKAKRTLNDSRLLREDVEFRALTLMVLAGPGPGGPSRSNVALHIPTRVLDTDTITQVKEKVLDQIYKGTPFSQRPSAHTLDLEWRSGLAGHLTLSDEDVTSVTQNRWKRLNTLQHYKVPDGATVRLIPQLHNGGGVISQSLAPSCPSGENTPMLEDSEEGGIRLWHLVKTPEEPEVAKVRRSSLRDRDRERVRAKAIPEIYLTRLLSMKGTLQKFVDDAFQAILSVNRPVPIAVKYLFDFLDELAEKHSIEDPETLHIWKTNSLLLRFWVNTLKNPQLIFDVRVSDNVDAVLAVIAQTFMDSCTVSEHKVGRDSPVNKLLYAREIPRYKQMVERYYSDIRQSPPASYQEMNSALTELSGNYTSAPHCLQALQELYTHIHRYYDQIIGALEEDPVGQKMQLACRLQQIAALVENKVTDL encoded by the exons ATGCCTCTGCTGCTGCCGTCTGCCAGG GGCCCAGAGATGGCACCCTGGTGTCTGCTGGGTGCCCGCCTGCTGCTCGTGATGCCGCTGCTGTGCCTGCCACCCGCCCTAACCAGGGCGCACCGCTTCTCGGCGCCCAACACCACCCTCCACCACTTGGCGCTAGCACCGGGCCAGGGGGCACTCTACGTGGGTGCGGTGAATCGCCTCTTCCAACTTAGCCCCGAGCTGCGGCTGGAGTCAGTGGCCGTTACGGGTCCCGTCCTCGACAGCCCCGACTGCGTGCCCTTCCGGGACCCAGCTGAGTGCCCGCAGGCCCAGCTCATGGACAACACCAATCAGCTGCTGCTGGTCAGTGGGCGGGCCCGGGAGCTGGTGGCCTGCGGGCAGGTGCGGCAGGGCGTGTGTGAGAAGCGCCGGCTGGAGGATGTGGCAGAACTCCTCTACCGGGCCGAGGACCCGGGCGACGGGCAGTTCGTGGCCGCCAACACCCTGGGGGTGCCCACAGTTGGCCTGGTGGTGTCTGGACCCGACCAGGACCTCCTGCTGGTGGCCCGGGGCCTGGCGGGCAAGCTGTCAGCAGGGGTGCCACCCCTGACAGTGCGCCAGCTGGCCGGGCCACAGCCCTTCTCCAGCGAGGGCCTGGGCCGCCTGGTGGTGGGTGACCTCTCCGACTACAACAACAGCTATGTGGCGGCCCTCGCCGACGCCCAGTCGGCCTACTTTGTCTTTCGGCGCCGTGGGGACCGGGCACAGGCTGAGTATCGCTCGTACGTGGCCCGGGTCTGCCTGAGGGACGCCAACCTCTACTCCTACGTGGAGGTGCCCCTCAGCTGCCGGGGCCATGGGCTCGTCCAGGCTGCCGCCCTCGCCCCAGGTGCCTTACTGGGCGCCTTTGCCGCCGGCCCGAGGGGGGTGCAGGCGGCCCTGTGCGCCTTTCCCCTGGCCGAGCTGGATGCCAGCATGGAGCGGGCCCGGCGCCTCTGCTACACGGCCGGCGGCCGGGGCCCCAGCGGCGCCGAGGAAGCCACCGTGGAATATGGTGTCACGTCGCGCTGTGTCACCCTGCCGCCT GACTCCCCGGAGTCATACCCCTGTGGTGATGAACACACGCCCAGCCCCATTGCAGGCCGCCAGCCCGTGGAGGCAGGGCCTCTGCTGCAGCTTGAACACTCCATCAGTGCTGTTGCGGCCCTCCAGGCAGATGGACACACAATCGCCTTCCTGGGGGATGTCCGAGGTCAGCTGCACAAG GTCTTTCTCAATGGCACCCAAGGCCAGGTGTACCACTCACAGCAAGTGGGGACCCCGGGCTCGGCCATCAGCCCCGACCTGCTCGTGGACAGCAGCGGCAGCCACCTCTACGTGCTGACGTCCCAGCAG GTGGCCCGGGTACCTGTGGCAGCCTGCCCACAGCTCCCGGACTGCAGCAGCTGCCTCCAGGCCCAGGACCCTCTGTGCGGCTGGTGCGTCCTGCAGGGCAG GTGTACCCGCAAGAGCCAATGCAGGCGGGCAACCCAGCCCAACCAGTGGCTGTGGACGTACGAGAACGGCCTCTGTCTGCACATCCAGAGTGTGCTACCAGCCCACCACCCCCGCCAGGAGCAGGGCCAG GTCACCTTATTGGTACCCCGGCTGCCCACCCTGGCTGTGGATGAATACTTCCATTGCGCCTTTGGCAACTATGACAGCTTGGCTCATGTGGAAGGGCCCCAGTTGGCCTGCGTCACCCCTCCCCAGGACCAGCTGCCACTGAACCCTCCAGGCACAG ACCACATCACCTTGCCCCTGGTCCTGATGTTCGAGGACGTGCCCGTGGCTGCCACCAACTTCTCCTTCTACGACTGTGGCGCAGTCGCAGCCCTGGAGGCAGCTGCCCC gtgccATGCTTGTGTGGGCAGCCTCTGGCGCTGCCACTGGTGCCCCCAGAGCAGCCACTGTGTGTATGGAGAACACTGTCCAGAGGGTGAGAGGACCATCTACAGCACCCAAGAG GCGGACATCCAGGTGCGTGGCCCGCGGGCTTGTCCTCAGGTCGAGGGCCTGGTGGGCCCCCCCCTGGTGCCGGTGGGCTGGGAGAGCCGTTTGGCCCTCCGCGTGCAAAATCTTCAGCATTTCCAG GGCTTGCCTGCCTCCTACCACTGCTGGCTGGAGCTGCCCGGACAACTGCAGAGGCTGCCAGcgtccctggaggaggtggctggggactcgggcctcattcATTGCCAGGCCCAGCAG TTCCAGCCCTCCATGGTCCAGCGGGAGCTCCCAGTGCCCATCTACGTCACCCGGGGCGAGGGCCAGCGGCTGGACAATGCCCGCACTCTTCATG TGACCCTGTATGACTGTGCCGTGGGCCACCCCGACTGCAGCCACTGCCAGGCAGCCAACAGGAGTCTGGGCTGCCTGTGGTGCAGCCATGGCCAGCCTGCCTGTCGCTATGGACCACTGTGCCCACCTGGAGCCGTGGAGCCACTGTGTCCCACACCCAGGATCGAGACT GTTGAGCCCCTGACTGGCCCCCCTGAGGGCGGATTGGTCCTCACCATCCAGGGCTCCAACCTGGGCAGGGACTTCGCCGACGTGCAGGACGCCGTGAGCGTGGCCGGCCGGCCCTGCAGGCCTGAGCCGTCTCTCTACCGCATCTCGACCCG GATCGTGTGTGTCACATCGCCTGCCCCCAACCGCACCATGGGGCCAATCCAAGTGGCCATCAAGGGGCGGCCCCCAGGCATCTCAACGCAGTACTTCACCTACCAG GACCCTGTCCTGCTGAGCCTGAGTCCCCAGCGGGGCCCCCAGGCAGGGGGAACCCAGCTCACCATCCATGGACAGCGCCTCCAGACAGGAGGCAACATCAGCGCCTTTGTGGGCAGCCAACCCTGCCCTAT CCAGGAGCCGGTGTGTCCTGAGGCCATCGTGTGCCACACCATGCCCCAGGCTATCCCAGGAGACGCAGTGGTCCGAGTGGTCTTTGGCCAGGCCCAGCGCTTGCTACTCACCAGCCCCTTCCACTATACTGCCAACCCCCAGCTTGTGGCAGCCGAGCCCAGTGTCAGCTTCCGGGG GGGCGGGCGGTTGATCCGAGTCAGGGGCACGAGCCTGGACGTGGTACAGCAGCCCCTGCTATCCGTGTGGCTGGAGACCTCGGAGGGGGCGGCTGTGAAGCTGCAGTCCCAGGACCCAACCCCAAGGAGTGGCTGCAAGGTTCCAGCTGCGGCACCCCAGGCTTGTATCAAGCTGGAGCGGGGCTGGCTGCAG TGCTCCAGCGTGTGCTCCATCAACTCATCCACCCTCCTCCTCTGCCGGAGCCCTGCGGTGCCCGACATGGCGAGCCCCCGGCGGGTCTTCTTCAGCCTGGACAACGTGCATGTGGATTTTGCAAGCGCCAGTGGGGGCCAGGACTTCCTGTACCAGCCCAACCCTCGGCTGGCCCCCCTCCACCGCGAGGGGGGGCCCACTGGCCCCTACCGCCTCAAGCCAGGCCACGTGCTGGATGTGGAG GGAGAGGGCCTCAACCTGGCCATCAGCAAGGAGGAAGTCCGCGTGCACATCGGTGATGGCGAGTGCCTGGTGAAGACACTGACGCTCACCCACCTGTACTGTGAGCCGCCCCCCCGGGTCCCACAGCCCAGCAACGGCTCGGGCACCCTGCTGCAGTTCGTG gtGCAAATGGGCAACGTGCGCCTGGCACTGGGCCCAGTCCAGTACGAGGTGGAACCCGTGCTGTCTGCCTTCCCTGTGGAGGCCCAGGTGGGCCTGGGCATAGGTGCAGCCCTGCTGATCGCTGCCGTGCTCCTCCTGACCCTCATGTACAG GCACAAGAGCAAGCAAGCCCTGCGGGACTACCAGAAGGTTCTGGTGCAGCTGGAGAGCCTGGAGATCGGCGTGGGTGACCAGTGCCGCAAGGAGTtcacag ACCTGATGACAGAGATGACTGACCTCAGCAGCGACCTGGAGGCCAGCGGGATCCCCTTTGTGGACTACCGCACCTACGCCGAGCGGGTCCTCTTCCCCGGGCGCGGAGGTGGCACCCTGCAGCTGGCCGTCGAGGGGCTGGGCGAAGAGGGTCGCCGCGCACCCATGCACCAGGGCCTCATGCAGCTCTCCAACCTACTCAACAGCAAGCTCTTCCTCCTGACC CTCATCCACACCCTGGAGGGGCAACCCAGCTTCTCACAGCGGGACCGCTGCCACGTGGCCTCGCTGCTGTCCTTGGCACTGCACAGCAAGCTCGAGTACCTGACCGAGATCATGAGGACGCTGCTCAGTGACCTGGCCTCCCATTATGTGCGCAAGAACCCCAAGCTCATGCTACGCAG GACGGAGACCATGGCGGAGAAGCTGCTCACCAATTGGGTGTCCATCTGCCTGTACGCCTTCCTGAGG GAGGTGGCTGGCGAACCAATGTACATGCTCCTCCGGGCCATCCAGTACCAGGTGGACAAGGGCCCCGTGGACGCAGTGACAGGCAAGGCAAAACGGACCCTGAACGACAGCCGCCTACTGCGGGAGGATGTGGAATTCCGGGCCCTGACGCTGATGGTGCTGGCTGGCCCGGGGCCAGGCGGGCCATCAAGGAGCAACGTAGCGCTGCACATCCCCACCCGGGTGCTCGACACGGACACGATCACTCAGGTCAAGGAAAAGGTGTTGGATCAGATCTACAAGGGCACCCCGTTCTCCCAGAGGCCCTCAGCGCACACCCTGGATCTCG AGTGGCGCTCGGGCCTGGCGGGTCACCTCACCCTGTCAGATGAGGACGTGACGTCGGTGACTCAGAACCGCTGGAAGAGACTCAACACCCTGCAGCACTACAAG gtCCCAGATGGTGCCACGGTGAGGCTCATCCCCCAGCTGCACAACGGAGGAGGTgtcatctcccagagcctggccCCCAGCTGCCCATCGGGGGAGA ACACCCCCATGCTGGAGGATAGCGAGGAGGGTGGGATCCGTCTGTGGCACTTGGTGAAAACCCCCGAGGAGCCAGAGGTGGCCAAGGTACGGCGGAGCAGCCTGAGGGACCGGGACCGGGAGCGAGTGCGGGCCAAGGCCATCCCGGAGATCTACCTCACGCGCCTGCTGTCCATGAAG GGCACGCTGCAGAAGTTTGTGGATGACGCCTTCCAAGCCATCCTTAGCGTGAACCGGCCCGTGCCCATCGCCGTCAAGTACCTGTTTGACTTCCTGGATGAGCTGGCCGAGAAACACAGCATTGAGGACCCAGAGACCTTGCACATCTGGAAGACTAACAG CCTGTTGCTGCGGTTCTGGGTGAACACCTTGAAGAACCCGCAGCTCATCTTTGACGTGCGGGTGTCAGACAATGTGGACGCGGTCCTCGCTGTCATCGCCCAGACCTTCATGGACTCCTGCACAGTCTCGGAGCATAAAGTGGGCCGG GATTCCCCGGTGAACAAACTGCTCTACGCCCGGGAGATCCCTCGCTACAAGCAGATGGTAGAGAG ATACTACTCTGATATCCGCCAGAGCCCTCCAGCGAGCTACCAGGAGATGAACTCAGCTCTTACTGAGCTCTCGGGG AATTACACCTCGGCTCCCCACTGCCTACAAGCTCTGCAAGAACTCTACACCCACATCCACAGGTACTACGACCAG ATCATTGGTGCCCTGGAGGAAGACCCTGTGGGCCAGAAGATGCAACTGGCCTGCCGCCTGCAGCAGATCGCTGCGCTGGTAGAGAACAAGGTGACCGATCTGTGA